A single window of Vibrio gazogenes DNA harbors:
- a CDS encoding Na+/H+ antiporter family protein, translated as MNPVVISVCIMLILALLRVNVVVALTFSAIIGGLVSGMSLNESVAAFESGLGGGATIALSYAMLGAFAVAISKSGLTDLVAHTVIRKIHGKEQQETQTGLKYAILFALILVTMSSQNIIPVHIAFIPILIPPLLGVFAKLKLDRRLIACILTFGLITPYMVLPIGFGGIFLKDILLRNIQENGLANITASQIPTAMLLPGTGMVVGLLIAVFFSYRKPREYRKTELTVVHHNPEHTINGRYILTAAIGIIAALSVQLFTGSMIIGALTGFMVFTFGGVIAWKETHDVFTKGVHMMAMIGFIMIAAAGFAAVMKQTGGVESLVSSLSHSIGDNKPLAALLMLVVGLLVTMGIGSSFSTIPIIATIYVPLAAAFGFSPMATIALVGTAAALGDAGSPASDSTLGPTSGLNADGQHEHVWETVVPTFIHYNIPLIIFGWIAAMIL; from the coding sequence ATGAACCCTGTCGTTATTTCAGTCTGTATCATGCTGATACTTGCGCTGCTTCGTGTGAACGTTGTTGTCGCACTGACATTTAGTGCGATCATTGGTGGGCTCGTATCAGGCATGAGTCTGAACGAATCGGTCGCTGCGTTTGAAAGTGGTCTGGGTGGCGGTGCAACGATTGCACTCAGTTATGCCATGCTCGGTGCATTTGCTGTCGCCATCTCTAAATCCGGTCTCACCGATTTAGTCGCACATACAGTCATTCGCAAAATTCATGGCAAAGAGCAACAGGAAACACAGACCGGCTTGAAATATGCTATCTTGTTCGCCCTCATTCTGGTGACCATGTCTTCCCAAAACATTATTCCGGTCCATATCGCGTTTATTCCGATTCTGATTCCGCCACTATTGGGCGTTTTTGCCAAACTCAAATTAGATCGCCGCCTGATTGCCTGTATTCTTACATTTGGCCTCATTACCCCTTATATGGTTCTGCCTATTGGCTTCGGGGGGATTTTCTTAAAAGATATTCTCCTGAGAAATATCCAAGAGAATGGTTTGGCCAATATCACTGCAAGCCAGATCCCAACCGCGATGTTACTCCCTGGCACTGGCATGGTTGTGGGACTTTTAATTGCCGTATTCTTTAGTTATCGCAAACCCAGAGAATACCGTAAAACTGAATTGACCGTGGTTCATCACAATCCAGAACATACGATTAATGGGCGATATATTCTGACGGCAGCTATCGGTATTATTGCAGCTCTCAGCGTGCAGTTGTTCACCGGCTCGATGATTATTGGCGCACTCACTGGCTTTATGGTGTTTACCTTTGGTGGCGTTATCGCTTGGAAAGAGACCCATGATGTCTTTACTAAAGGGGTGCATATGATGGCGATGATCGGGTTCATCATGATTGCAGCCGCTGGTTTTGCCGCCGTGATGAAACAAACAGGCGGGGTCGAATCGCTTGTCTCATCACTCTCTCATAGTATTGGGGACAACAAGCCGTTGGCCGCCCTGCTGATGCTGGTTGTCGGGCTATTAGTCACCATGGGGATCGGCTCTTCATTTTCAACCATTCCCATTATTGCAACGATTTATGTCCCGCTGGCGGCAGCTTTCGGTTTCTCACCGATGGCCACAATCGCCTTAGTGGGTACAGCCGCTGCATTAGGCGATGCCGGCTCTCCGGCATCTGACTCTACACTCGGTCCGACATCCGGCCTCAATGCAGACGGACAGCACGAACACGTCTGGGAAACCGTGGTTCCCACGTTTATTCACTATAATATCCCTCTGATTATCTTCGGCTGGATTGCTGCGATGATTCTGTAG
- a CDS encoding FCD domain-containing protein, protein MNISATPAKRLYQEIGLILQQRIFSGEFSIGARLPPERDIAEAMQVSRSVVREAIIMLELQGLVEVRKGSGVYVIALSHQAPQPSQPSMPKTRSDIGPFELLQARQIIESQIASFAATNLTKNDFSKLREALDIERKQLETGHGDYDGDEQFHLAIAHASQNSVLCDIVRELWQRRDESPMWRQLHARITNENYRGAWLEDHEKILFALQRRSPEAAKEAMWQHLEHVKQTLFHLSDADDPQFDGFLFQ, encoded by the coding sequence ATGAATATTTCAGCTACGCCCGCAAAACGACTTTATCAGGAAATCGGTCTGATTCTTCAGCAGCGCATCTTTTCCGGAGAATTTAGCATCGGTGCTCGCTTACCTCCGGAAAGAGATATTGCCGAAGCCATGCAGGTCAGCCGTTCAGTCGTCAGAGAAGCGATTATCATGCTGGAACTGCAAGGACTGGTAGAAGTGCGTAAAGGCTCTGGGGTTTATGTCATTGCTCTATCTCATCAGGCTCCCCAACCCTCTCAGCCATCAATGCCCAAAACGCGTTCGGATATCGGACCCTTTGAGCTATTACAAGCCCGTCAGATCATTGAAAGCCAGATTGCCAGTTTTGCGGCAACCAATCTGACTAAGAATGATTTTTCCAAACTCCGCGAAGCTTTGGATATTGAACGTAAGCAGTTGGAAACCGGTCATGGTGATTATGATGGCGATGAGCAATTCCATTTGGCCATCGCACATGCCTCACAAAATAGCGTGCTATGCGATATTGTCCGGGAGCTTTGGCAACGGCGAGATGAAAGCCCGATGTGGCGTCAGCTTCACGCCCGTATCACCAATGAAAACTATCGGGGTGCTTGGCTGGAAGACCATGAGAAAATCCTGTTTGCCCTACAAAGGCGTTCTCCGGAAGCTGCAAAAGAAGCGATGTGGCAACACCTCGAACATGTCAAACAGACTCTATTTCATTTATCTGACGCCGACGATCCACAATTTGATGGGTTTCTTTTCCAGTAA
- the rsxC gene encoding electron transport complex subunit RsxC, whose amino-acid sequence MLSLIEQIKSGRLWDFPGGVHPPENKHQSNQTPPAAATLPEELVLPLKQHIGKPGDLLVSVGDTVLKGQPLTQSMSVFHLPVHAPTSGTVTAIEPRTTAHPSGLPELAVVIQPDGQETWYQHSAYPDYHLHAPEALIDIIRQAGISGMGGAGFPTAKKILSGLARTDILIINAAECEPYITADDVLMQHYAQEIIQGIAILAHILSPKLIIIGIEDNKPEAIRALETAATGKDIVIRVIPTKYPSGGEKQLIKILTNLEVPADKLPADIGLMVQNIGSVYAIQRAVIHGEPLIQRVVTLTGATFEQPRNVWALIGTPIRHLLETHHYHPDKHLPRLIMGGPMMGFTLPHADVPLTKTTNCLLAPTRREISPTQQEIACIRCGQCADVCPASLLPQQLQWHAKAEEYDKCETLNLKDCIECGACAYVCPSEIPLVQYYRQAKAEIRTRKQEAEAAERARIRFEEKKARMEREKQERENRFKKAADNRRQAMVKENGGQDAVAAAIERVKSKNAQTKSEAKPAVAAAIARAKAKQEAALQSGADEPDNREMMKLREERKRQARARKAEKDAERTPDTSVTAAQDKDSGGAQKAAVAAAIARAKARKAQQQAQSTPDETSSAVTDSEPETAETAQDAKKAAVAAAVARAKARKAQQQAQSTPDETPSAVTDSEPETAETAQDAKKAAVAAAVARAKARKAQQQAQSTPDETPSAVTDSEPETAETAQDAKKAAVAAAVARAKARKAQQQAQSTPDETPSAVTDSEPETAETAQDAKKAAVAAAVARAKARKAQQQAQSTPDETPSAVTDSEPETAETAQDAKKAAVAAAVARAKARKAQQQAQSSSASDTEEKE is encoded by the coding sequence ATGCTGTCATTAATCGAACAAATTAAATCAGGCCGGTTATGGGATTTCCCGGGAGGTGTTCATCCACCGGAAAATAAACATCAATCCAATCAAACGCCACCAGCGGCAGCAACGCTCCCGGAAGAACTGGTACTTCCCCTGAAGCAGCATATCGGTAAACCCGGCGACTTATTAGTATCCGTCGGTGATACCGTTTTAAAAGGGCAGCCGCTAACGCAATCGATGTCCGTATTTCATCTGCCCGTGCACGCGCCGACATCCGGCACCGTCACGGCCATCGAGCCACGGACAACCGCTCATCCGTCCGGCTTACCGGAGCTTGCCGTCGTTATCCAACCGGACGGTCAGGAAACATGGTATCAACATAGCGCCTACCCTGATTATCATTTACACGCACCGGAAGCCTTGATCGATATCATTCGTCAAGCCGGCATCTCAGGGATGGGTGGCGCAGGTTTTCCTACTGCCAAAAAAATTCTTTCCGGACTGGCCCGCACCGACATCTTAATTATCAATGCTGCGGAATGTGAACCTTATATCACTGCCGATGATGTACTGATGCAGCACTATGCACAGGAAATTATTCAGGGGATAGCGATCCTCGCCCATATTTTGTCCCCCAAACTCATTATCATCGGTATCGAAGACAATAAACCGGAAGCAATTCGTGCTCTGGAGACTGCGGCAACCGGCAAAGACATCGTTATTCGAGTCATCCCGACCAAATACCCGTCCGGAGGCGAGAAACAGCTCATCAAGATCCTGACCAATCTTGAAGTCCCGGCTGACAAGCTGCCGGCCGATATCGGCCTGATGGTGCAAAATATTGGCTCTGTGTATGCAATTCAACGTGCAGTAATTCACGGAGAACCCCTGATTCAGCGCGTCGTGACGCTGACGGGAGCGACATTTGAACAACCCCGTAATGTTTGGGCATTGATAGGTACCCCGATTCGCCACCTGCTGGAGACACACCATTATCATCCCGATAAACACTTACCTCGCCTGATAATGGGTGGGCCTATGATGGGCTTTACGCTCCCACATGCCGATGTCCCGCTCACCAAGACCACCAACTGTCTTCTCGCACCGACGCGACGGGAAATCTCACCGACTCAGCAAGAAATAGCCTGTATTCGCTGCGGTCAGTGTGCGGACGTTTGTCCTGCATCTTTGCTTCCGCAGCAATTACAGTGGCACGCAAAAGCTGAAGAATATGATAAATGCGAGACGCTCAACCTAAAAGACTGTATCGAATGTGGCGCATGTGCTTATGTCTGCCCGAGTGAGATACCACTCGTCCAATATTATCGTCAGGCAAAAGCTGAAATCAGAACACGGAAACAAGAAGCCGAAGCTGCTGAACGAGCCAGAATTCGTTTCGAAGAGAAAAAGGCCCGGATGGAACGGGAGAAGCAAGAAAGAGAAAATCGCTTCAAAAAAGCAGCGGATAACCGTCGTCAGGCAATGGTGAAAGAAAATGGCGGACAAGATGCTGTCGCCGCTGCGATTGAACGGGTGAAGTCTAAAAATGCCCAGACGAAATCCGAGGCGAAACCGGCAGTTGCAGCAGCGATCGCCCGAGCCAAAGCGAAACAAGAAGCCGCCCTTCAATCCGGGGCCGATGAACCGGATAATCGTGAAATGATGAAGCTCCGCGAGGAGCGCAAACGTCAAGCCAGAGCACGTAAAGCAGAAAAAGATGCCGAACGAACCCCGGACACTTCGGTGACAGCAGCGCAAGACAAAGACAGTGGCGGCGCTCAAAAAGCCGCCGTTGCTGCGGCTATCGCCCGCGCCAAAGCCAGAAAAGCGCAGCAACAGGCGCAATCCACACCGGACGAAACATCGTCCGCTGTCACTGACTCGGAACCAGAAACGGCCGAAACAGCGCAAGATGCGAAAAAAGCTGCCGTTGCAGCAGCCGTCGCCCGCGCCAAAGCCAGAAAAGCACAGCAACAGGCGCAATCCACACCGGACGAAACACCGTCCGCTGTCACCGACTCGGAACCAGAAACGGCCGAAACGGCGCAGGATGCGAAAAAAGCTGCGGTTGCCGCAGCCGTCGCCCGCGCCAAAGCCAGAAAAGCACAGCAACAGGCGCAATCCACACCGGACGAAACTCCGTCCGCTGTCACCGATTCGGAACCAGAAACGGCCGAAACAGCGCAGGATGCGAAAAAAGCTGCCGTTGCAGCAGCCGTCGCCCGCGCCAAAGCCAGAAAAGCACAGCAACAGGCGCAATCCACACCGGACGAAACACCGTCCGCTGTCACCGACTCGGAACCAGAAACGGCCGAAACGGCGCAGGATGCGAAAAAAGCTGCGGTTGCCGCAGCCGTCGCCCGCGCCAAAGCCAGAAAAGCACAGCAACAGGCGCAATCCACACCGGACGAAACTCCGTCCGCTGTCACCGATTCGGAACCAGAAACGGCCGAAACAGCGCAGGATGCGAAAAAAGCTGCCGTTGCAGCAGCCGTCGCCCGCGCCAAAGCCAGAAAAGCACAGCAACAAGCACAATCATCATCCGCGTCTGATACGGAGGAAAAAGAGTAG
- the rsxB gene encoding electron transport complex subunit RsxB, with protein MNVILIAMIALAVLAAIFGAILGYASIRFKVESDPIVDQIDSILPQTQCGQCGYPGCRPYAQAIANGDEINKCPPGGQATIEKLADLMGVDVPEPAHDLSDAVKRVAFIHEDMCIGCTKCIQACPVDAIVGGTKALHTVIKDECTGCDLCVAPCPTDCIEMIPVQTTPETWKWQMNAIPVVNVTDTKTNEDASLSNHNHN; from the coding sequence ATGAACGTCATTCTTATTGCCATGATTGCACTGGCTGTGCTCGCTGCAATTTTTGGTGCAATTCTCGGTTATGCATCGATCCGCTTTAAAGTTGAAAGCGATCCGATCGTTGATCAAATTGATTCGATTCTGCCGCAAACCCAGTGCGGTCAGTGTGGTTATCCTGGTTGTCGTCCTTACGCACAAGCAATCGCCAACGGTGATGAGATCAATAAATGTCCTCCTGGCGGTCAGGCGACGATTGAAAAACTCGCTGACTTAATGGGTGTCGATGTGCCTGAACCCGCCCACGATTTGAGTGATGCCGTCAAACGGGTCGCTTTTATTCATGAAGATATGTGTATCGGCTGTACTAAATGTATTCAAGCCTGTCCGGTGGATGCGATTGTTGGTGGAACCAAAGCACTCCACACCGTCATTAAAGACGAATGTACAGGCTGTGATCTTTGCGTGGCGCCCTGCCCGACAGATTGTATTGAAATGATCCCGGTTCAGACCACACCTGAAACATGGAAATGGCAAATGAACGCAATTCCTGTCGTCAATGTGACGGACACCAAGACGAACGAAGACGCTTCCTTATCTAACCATAATCACAACTAG
- a CDS encoding electron transport complex subunit E, which yields MSQSQELMKNGLWNNNPALVQLLGLCPLLAVSSTITNALGLGIATLAVLVSSNVTVSLVRNHVPKEVRIPVFVMIIAALVTCVQLLMNAFAFGLYLSLGIFIPLIVTNCIIIGRAEAFASKNDVLPSALDGFWMGAGMTCVLVVLGAIRELLGNGTLFDGADLLLGEWAKVLRIDVLHLDNSFLLALLPPGAFICVGFLIALKSCIDKYLASRQPKQTKPQIERARVTKVTQ from the coding sequence ATGAGTCAATCGCAGGAATTGATGAAAAATGGTTTGTGGAACAATAACCCAGCCTTAGTCCAATTACTCGGGTTATGCCCGCTTCTCGCGGTCTCTTCCACCATCACCAACGCGCTGGGGCTGGGAATTGCCACTCTCGCAGTGCTCGTTAGTTCAAATGTCACCGTTTCTCTGGTCAGAAACCATGTGCCGAAAGAAGTCAGAATCCCGGTCTTTGTGATGATCATTGCAGCACTGGTGACCTGCGTCCAACTGCTGATGAATGCATTTGCGTTTGGCTTGTATTTGTCATTAGGAATCTTTATTCCGCTCATCGTCACCAACTGCATTATTATCGGTCGCGCTGAAGCGTTCGCATCTAAAAATGATGTGCTGCCCTCTGCATTGGATGGATTCTGGATGGGCGCGGGCATGACCTGCGTACTGGTCGTGTTAGGAGCAATCCGAGAACTACTCGGTAACGGAACACTGTTTGACGGTGCAGACCTTCTACTGGGGGAATGGGCCAAAGTTCTCCGGATCGATGTATTACATCTAGACAATAGCTTTTTACTCGCACTCCTCCCGCCGGGCGCATTTATCTGCGTCGGTTTTTTGATTGCCCTCAAAAGCTGTATTGATAAATATCTGGCTTCTCGGCAACCCAAACAAACCAAACCACAAATTGAGAGAGCCCGGGTCACGAAAGTGACTCAATAA
- the gloA gene encoding lactoylglutathione lyase → MSNNRILHTMLRVGDLERSIKFYTDIMGMKLLRKNENAEYKYTLAFVGYSDESEGAVIELTYNWGVEAYDLGNAYGHIAIGVDDIYQTCQLIKDAGGDVTREPGPVKGGTTHIAFIKDPDGYMVELIQNKQAGAGLQG, encoded by the coding sequence ATGTCCAACAATCGAATTTTACATACCATGTTACGTGTCGGAGATTTAGAACGCTCAATCAAATTTTATACCGACATCATGGGAATGAAATTGCTGCGTAAAAATGAAAATGCGGAATACAAATATACACTCGCGTTTGTCGGCTACAGCGATGAGTCAGAAGGAGCAGTCATTGAACTGACTTACAACTGGGGCGTTGAAGCGTATGATTTAGGTAATGCCTATGGACATATTGCTATCGGTGTCGATGATATCTATCAGACCTGTCAGCTCATCAAAGATGCTGGCGGTGACGTCACTCGCGAACCCGGTCCGGTCAAAGGGGGAACGACCCATATCGCCTTTATCAAAGACCCGGATGGTTACATGGTGGAATTAATTCAGAATAAACAGGCGGGTGCTGGTCTTCAGGGTTAA
- the rnt gene encoding ribonuclease T has protein sequence MTEVNNKQRLKDRFRGYLPVVIDVETAGFNSETDALLEICAITLKMDDEGQLQPATTLHFHIEPFEGANLEKEALEFNGIHDPFSPLRGAVSEMEALKEIYKQVRKEQKEAECSRAIIVAHNATFDHRFVMAASERSHLKRVPFHPFATFDTATLSGLAYGQTVLAKACRTAGIPFDNKEAHSALYDTQKTADLFCGIVNKWQSLGGWPLPDTESQEN, from the coding sequence ATGACGGAAGTAAACAATAAACAGCGTTTAAAAGATCGCTTTCGGGGATACCTGCCTGTAGTCATCGATGTCGAGACAGCAGGGTTTAATTCGGAAACAGATGCGCTTCTTGAGATTTGTGCGATCACACTCAAGATGGATGATGAAGGCCAGCTTCAGCCGGCAACCACACTCCATTTTCATATCGAACCCTTTGAAGGTGCCAATCTGGAAAAAGAAGCACTGGAATTCAATGGTATCCATGACCCATTCAGCCCACTTCGCGGGGCTGTCAGTGAAATGGAAGCTCTGAAAGAAATCTATAAACAGGTACGTAAAGAACAAAAGGAAGCCGAATGCAGCCGGGCGATCATTGTGGCTCATAATGCAACATTCGATCATCGTTTTGTCATGGCAGCCAGTGAACGCAGTCACCTCAAACGCGTTCCTTTTCATCCCTTTGCTACATTCGATACTGCCACTTTAAGCGGCTTGGCCTATGGGCAAACCGTGCTTGCAAAAGCCTGCCGTACTGCTGGGATTCCATTTGATAATAAAGAAGCCCATTCAGCACTTTATGACACCCAAAAAACGGCAGATCTTTTCTGCGGGATTGTCAATAAATGGCAGTCATTAGGCGGCTGGCCGCTACCCGATACCGAATCACAAGAAAACTAA
- the rsxG gene encoding electron transport complex subunit RsxG translates to MLNAIRKNGVILAVFACVSTGVVAITHYLTQDKIEQQEQKQLLTILAQVIPPQTHDNVLSGSCTVVNIPYLTGQPTLHAYIAKQNDMPTGIAIETIAPDGYNGAIKLIVGVNNQGVITGTRVLVHHETPGLGDRIDRRISDWILSFTGQQVTAENESQWKVRKDGGQFDQFTGATITPRAVVKAVKKITQFVDQNREQLYRQPYNCHGGQS, encoded by the coding sequence ATGCTAAATGCAATACGAAAAAACGGAGTGATCCTCGCTGTTTTTGCCTGTGTATCAACAGGTGTGGTTGCGATCACCCATTACTTAACCCAAGACAAAATTGAACAACAAGAGCAAAAGCAACTGCTCACAATTTTGGCTCAGGTCATTCCCCCTCAAACGCATGATAATGTCCTTTCCGGATCGTGTACGGTCGTGAATATTCCCTATTTAACCGGGCAACCGACACTGCATGCCTATATCGCCAAACAAAATGATATGCCGACGGGAATAGCGATTGAAACTATCGCTCCCGATGGTTACAACGGTGCGATTAAACTGATTGTCGGAGTCAATAATCAAGGTGTCATTACTGGGACACGCGTTCTTGTTCACCATGAAACTCCGGGACTCGGAGATAGAATTGATCGACGCATCAGTGACTGGATTCTGTCATTTACCGGCCAACAAGTAACCGCTGAAAACGAATCGCAGTGGAAAGTCCGCAAAGATGGCGGACAGTTCGACCAGTTCACTGGTGCAACCATTACACCAAGGGCTGTGGTCAAAGCCGTCAAGAAAATCACACAATTTGTTGATCAAAACCGCGAGCAGCTTTATCGTCAACCTTACAATTGTCACGGAGGCCAATCATGA
- the rsxD gene encoding electron transport complex subunit RsxD: MAFFIASSPHTHQKRSTSDLMKWVAIAACPGLIAQTYFFGWGTFIQLIFGIMVAVGLESLIMKIRQRSPASALRDYSALVTAWLLAVAIPPLAPWWIMVIGLIFAIVIAKQLYGGLGQNPFNPAMIGYVVLLISFPVQMTSWLPPHSLSAESTSLSDALSVIFSGFNDHGLSLQQLRVSVDGVTMATPLDAIKNGFRTGHSIAEVLTHKQFGSIAGIGWEWVNVAYLLGGLLLIRVRVIQWHIPVAYLTGLIVISSLCQLFGVETTTSPLIHLFSGATMLGAFFIATDPVTASTTVKGRLCYGAFIGVMIFIIRSWGGYPDGIAFAVILANMCVPLIDYYTQPRTYGH; the protein is encoded by the coding sequence GTGGCATTTTTTATCGCAAGTTCTCCGCACACGCATCAAAAACGCAGCACTTCAGACTTAATGAAGTGGGTTGCGATTGCGGCTTGTCCCGGACTCATCGCACAAACCTATTTCTTTGGTTGGGGCACTTTCATTCAGCTTATTTTCGGTATCATGGTCGCTGTCGGACTGGAAAGCCTGATCATGAAAATCCGTCAGCGCTCTCCCGCCAGTGCTCTCAGGGATTACAGTGCGTTAGTCACAGCTTGGTTGCTCGCGGTTGCAATTCCGCCTTTGGCACCGTGGTGGATTATGGTTATCGGCTTAATTTTTGCCATTGTGATAGCCAAACAGCTCTACGGTGGTCTGGGACAGAACCCGTTTAATCCGGCCATGATTGGCTATGTGGTGTTATTGATCTCTTTCCCTGTCCAGATGACCAGTTGGCTTCCGCCACACTCACTGTCTGCGGAAAGTACTTCATTATCCGATGCTCTTTCGGTTATTTTTAGCGGGTTTAATGATCACGGTCTTTCCCTGCAACAACTGCGGGTCAGCGTCGATGGTGTCACCATGGCTACGCCGCTCGATGCGATCAAAAATGGCTTTCGGACCGGTCATTCAATTGCTGAAGTTTTAACGCATAAGCAGTTCGGTAGCATTGCCGGGATTGGCTGGGAATGGGTCAACGTTGCTTATCTGCTCGGCGGCCTGTTGCTGATTCGGGTGCGTGTGATCCAATGGCATATCCCAGTGGCTTATCTCACCGGATTAATTGTCATCAGTAGCCTGTGCCAGCTGTTTGGTGTCGAGACAACTACATCGCCATTGATTCACCTCTTTTCCGGAGCCACCATGCTCGGTGCATTTTTTATCGCAACCGACCCTGTAACAGCATCGACCACCGTGAAAGGCCGTCTGTGCTATGGCGCATTTATCGGTGTGATGATCTTCATCATTCGCAGTTGGGGGGGCTACCCTGACGGGATTGCCTTTGCGGTCATTCTCGCCAATATGTGTGTACCGTTGATCGACTATTACACACAACCAAGAACCTACGGACACTGA
- the nth gene encoding endonuclease III — MNKQKRIEILERLRENNPKPQTELNWDTPFELLIAVLLSAQATDVSVNKATDKLYPVANTPQAILALGVDGLKDYIKTIGLFNSKAENVIKTCRILLEKYQGEVPENREALESLPGVGRKTANVVLNTAFGWPTIAVDTHIFRVSNRTKFASGKNVDEVEQKLLKVVPKEFKIDVHHWLILHGRYTCIARKPRCGSCMIEDLCEYKQKTE; from the coding sequence ATGAATAAGCAAAAGCGGATCGAGATTCTCGAACGATTACGGGAGAATAATCCCAAACCACAAACTGAACTCAATTGGGATACGCCCTTCGAACTCCTGATAGCAGTGCTGCTTTCCGCTCAGGCAACAGATGTCAGTGTCAATAAAGCCACCGATAAGTTATACCCGGTCGCCAACACACCGCAGGCGATTCTGGCGCTGGGTGTCGATGGGTTGAAAGACTATATCAAAACCATCGGCTTATTTAATTCTAAAGCTGAGAACGTGATTAAAACCTGCCGGATTTTACTTGAAAAATATCAAGGGGAAGTCCCGGAAAACCGAGAGGCTTTAGAATCACTGCCCGGGGTCGGGCGTAAAACAGCCAATGTCGTCCTCAACACGGCTTTCGGCTGGCCAACCATTGCCGTCGATACTCATATCTTTCGCGTTTCCAACCGGACCAAGTTTGCTTCAGGCAAGAATGTTGACGAAGTCGAACAGAAACTCCTGAAAGTGGTGCCTAAAGAATTCAAAATCGATGTTCATCACTGGCTGATTCTGCACGGCCGCTACACCTGTATCGCCCGCAAACCGCGCTGTGGCAGTTGTATGATTGAAGACCTGTGTGAATATAAGCAAAAAACCGAATAA
- the motY gene encoding flagellar protein MotY: MSIKYGLIAGLGTILSLWGSVGYAMQKHYVATPQQSKWEMVSDTPLECRLVHPIPSYGNAEFSSRASKKLNLDFELKMLRPMGETRNVSLVSMPPAWRPGDRAESISHLKFFKQFDGYIGGQLAWNLLSELERGRNPTFSYQAWQDRDRLIEVSLSSVLFHSKFNDFSNCISRLLPYSFEDISFTILHYNRDSVQVNKASQKRLAQIAEYIRYNQDIDLILVSTYTDGSRSKNESQSLSEKRAEVLRDYFKSLGLPEKRIQVEGYGKRRVIANDMTPIGKEKNRRVVISLGRTQV; the protein is encoded by the coding sequence ATGTCGATAAAGTATGGGTTGATAGCCGGTTTGGGGACGATTTTGAGTCTCTGGGGGAGTGTCGGATATGCGATGCAAAAGCATTATGTGGCAACGCCTCAACAGTCAAAATGGGAAATGGTGTCTGATACGCCGCTTGAGTGTCGGCTTGTGCATCCGATCCCGTCTTACGGTAATGCTGAGTTTTCTTCTCGGGCAAGTAAAAAGTTGAATCTCGATTTCGAGTTGAAGATGCTGCGTCCGATGGGAGAAACGCGGAATGTTTCTCTGGTGTCGATGCCACCAGCGTGGCGTCCGGGAGACCGGGCGGAATCTATCTCTCATTTGAAATTTTTTAAACAATTTGATGGTTATATCGGCGGCCAGTTAGCCTGGAACTTACTCAGTGAACTGGAGAGAGGCCGGAACCCGACATTCAGTTATCAGGCGTGGCAAGATCGGGATCGTTTGATTGAAGTTTCATTGTCTTCAGTGTTATTCCACAGTAAGTTCAATGACTTTAGTAACTGTATTAGTCGTTTACTGCCGTACAGTTTCGAAGATATTTCATTCACGATTTTGCATTATAACCGAGATAGTGTTCAGGTGAATAAAGCGTCACAAAAGCGTTTGGCGCAGATTGCTGAATATATTCGTTATAATCAGGACATCGATCTGATTTTGGTCTCCACTTATACCGATGGTTCCCGCTCAAAGAATGAAAGTCAGAGTCTGTCGGAGAAACGTGCAGAAGTGCTGCGTGACTATTTCAAATCGCTGGGATTACCAGAGAAGCGGATTCAGGTCGAAGGGTATGGTAAACGTCGGGTCATTGCGAATGACATGACACCGATTGGTAAAGAAAAGAATCGCCGCGTGGTGATTTCGTTAGGCCGGACACAAGTGTGA